One genomic region from Thermoleptolyngbya sichuanensis A183 encodes:
- a CDS encoding HNH endonuclease has protein sequence MPRQNEKRYIPLETFRVTGSDGRKIAAYRFGDISKARFTRLSGRTGLSKQIKEALISRYGCKCFIYLEEVDERELQIDHRVPFEVDGEPDLAPENFMLLCGSANRAKSWSCEHCENWNNIKDKSICLSCYWAYPESYEHIAMRQIRRIDLLWEGDDIEIYERLKQRAVSVEKELPEFVKEIIEREIERNGDG, from the coding sequence ATGCCTCGCCAGAATGAAAAACGCTATATCCCGTTAGAGACTTTTCGTGTTACTGGAAGTGATGGCAGAAAAATAGCTGCATATCGGTTTGGAGATATTAGCAAGGCAAGATTCACTCGCCTTTCTGGAAGAACAGGTTTATCCAAGCAGATTAAAGAGGCACTGATTAGTAGATACGGATGTAAGTGTTTTATTTATCTTGAAGAGGTAGATGAACGCGAGTTGCAAATTGATCATCGTGTTCCTTTTGAAGTTGATGGTGAGCCGGATCTAGCCCCGGAAAACTTTATGTTACTTTGTGGCTCTGCCAACCGGGCTAAATCGTGGTCATGCGAACATTGCGAAAACTGGAACAACATTAAGGATAAGTCTATTTGTCTATCCTGCTACTGGGCGTATCCGGAAAGCTATGAGCATATTGCAATGCGGCAAATCAGAAGAATAGATCTGCTTTGGGAAGGAGATGACATTGAGATTTATGAAAGGCTCAAGCAAAGGGCTGTTAGCGTAGAAAAGGAACTGCCTGAGTTTGTCAAAGAGATTATTGAGCGTGAGATCGAACGTAATGGCGACGGCTAA
- a CDS encoding IS630 family transposase (programmed frameshift): protein MRPYSLDLRQKIIDVYIEGNTSQRQIAQQFRVAYSFVRKLIKQYRETGEIAPKRRTEQTPTKLSNEQLEILKTIAESNHDATLAELCDLLEQRVGVRIGVSTMFRMLEKLNLTLKKKTLYPDKKETERVQIERVKFWQLVRGFLAQDLIFIDESGVNLALTRLRARAPKGKRAHGKRPSKRGKRVSILGAISLKKVITYSNLIGSVDGLTFEAFISQRLVPKLWKGACVIMDNCSIHLGEEVRRLIEDAGAKLMFLPPYSPDFSPIENCFSKIKSILRSLGARSYLDLDKAIEESFSQVSLNDLQNWFSHCCYYASPE, encoded by the exons ATGCGACCCTACTCACTAGATCTTAGACAAAAAATTATTGATGTCTACATTGAAGGGAATACGTCGCAACGTCAAATCGCTCAACAATTTCGAGTTGCTTACAGTTTCGTGCGAAAGCTGATCAAACAATATCGGGAAACAGGTGAGATTGCCCCCAAACGCCGCACTGAGCAAACGCCAACCAAATTAAGTAATGAGCAACTAGAGATCCTAAAAACGATTGCTGAATCAAATCATGACGCGACATTGGCAGAGTTGTGTGACTTGCTGGAACAAAGGGTCGGTGTTCGGATTGGCGTTTCGACGATGTTTCGTATGTTAGAGAAACTGAACTTAACCCTTAA AAAAAAAACGCTGTATCCCGACAAAAAGGAAACTGAACGGGTGCAAATCGAACGAGTCAAATTTTGGCAACTGGTTCGAGGATTCCTGGCTCAAGACTTAATCTTTATTGACGAATCAGGAGTGAACCTGGCTTTGACTCGACTCCGGGCACGTGCCCCGAAAGGAAAACGAGCCCATGGCAAGCGTCCCAGCAAACGAGGGAAACGGGTCTCGATTCTTGGTGCAATTAGCCTTAAAAAGGTAATTACCTATTCCAATCTCATCGGTTCAGTCGATGGACTTACCTTTGAAGCCTTCATTTCCCAGAGACTCGTTCCTAAGTTGTGGAAAGGGGCATGTGTCATCATGGATAACTGCTCGATTCATCTTGGTGAAGAAGTTAGGAGGTTGATTGAGGATGCAGGTGCTAAACTGATGTTTCTACCGCCGTACTCGCCGGACTTTTCACCCATCGAGAATTGCTTTTCAAAGATTAAGAGTATTCTGCGCTCCCTTGGGGCACGGAGCTATCTTGATCTAGACAAAGCCATTGAGGAGTCCTTCTCCCAAGTGTCATTGAATGACCTACAGAATTGGTTCTCCCATTGCTGTTACTATGCCTCGCCAGAATGA
- a CDS encoding transposase: protein MSPTSRLYDALNDFLRQCDIQWQDARHLQTLCWMIIGMIGSQNVHLNGFGVYVRSRAQMAQSHQRRFRRWLSNRRINVASAHHALIGQALSNWQTQRLYLSLDTTVVWNCFCIVWVAVVYRGRTVPVAWKVVAQSSSTVRLWTIQRVLRQAQRLMPEGVAIVLLADRGFADGKLMKYLRENLGWHFRIRIKRSFQFQHQGQWRQVSSVQLQPGQAYFTPAVSVGRTKPYDNVYLAFAHDKLSSENWTIVSDEPTNLQTFAQYRLRFQVEESFLDLKSNGFNLEASRLRDKVALSQLCGVIALTMLFLVLQGVQVVASGKRRQVDAHWKRGMSYLKLGWNWIRLAITHQWKIHVYQFLSCSPDPQPAIASRRQHDDSLKREFTVLSRIPAS, encoded by the coding sequence ATGTCACCGACTTCCCGTCTTTATGATGCGTTGAATGATTTTCTGCGTCAATGCGACATTCAGTGGCAGGATGCTCGCCATCTGCAAACACTGTGCTGGATGATCATTGGCATGATTGGAAGCCAAAACGTTCATCTCAATGGATTTGGGGTGTATGTGAGGAGTCGCGCTCAAATGGCTCAATCCCACCAACGCCGGTTTCGCCGCTGGTTGTCGAATCGGCGGATCAATGTCGCGTCCGCTCATCATGCGCTGATTGGGCAGGCTCTGTCCAACTGGCAGACCCAACGACTCTACTTAAGCCTCGATACAACGGTCGTATGGAATTGTTTCTGCATCGTCTGGGTCGCAGTGGTGTACCGAGGAAGAACGGTTCCGGTCGCTTGGAAAGTGGTGGCGCAATCAAGCAGCACCGTCAGGTTGTGGACGATTCAACGGGTACTGCGGCAAGCGCAACGGCTGATGCCCGAGGGTGTCGCGATTGTCCTTTTGGCAGACCGAGGGTTTGCCGATGGCAAGTTGATGAAATACCTCCGGGAGAATCTGGGTTGGCATTTCCGCATCCGCATCAAACGCTCCTTCCAATTTCAGCACCAAGGGCAGTGGCGCCAGGTATCGTCGGTTCAATTGCAACCAGGACAAGCTTACTTTACGCCTGCAGTGTCGGTGGGTAGAACAAAGCCCTACGACAATGTTTACCTTGCCTTTGCCCACGACAAACTCAGCAGCGAGAATTGGACAATTGTGAGTGATGAGCCGACGAACTTGCAGACGTTTGCCCAATATCGACTGAGATTTCAGGTGGAGGAGTCGTTTTTGGATTTGAAGTCCAACGGGTTTAATCTCGAAGCCTCCAGACTCAGAGACAAGGTTGCCCTTTCCCAGTTGTGTGGGGTAATCGCCTTGACGATGCTGTTCTTAGTTCTCCAAGGGGTGCAAGTGGTCGCATCCGGCAAGCGTCGCCAAGTCGATGCTCACTGGAAGCGCGGCATGAGTTATCTCAAGCTGGGCTGGAATTGGATTCGGCTGGCTATCACTCACCAGTGGAAGATTCACGTTTATCAGTTCCTCTCCTGTTCACCTGACCCTCAACCTGCCATCGCATCAAGGCGACAACACGATGACTCCCTAAAGCGTGAATTCACTGTCCTCAGCCGTATTCCAGCTTCTTAG
- a CDS encoding heavy metal-responsive transcriptional regulator, whose product MLTREKTMRIGEVARVSGLPIKTIRYYNELGLLKISGRTEGGYRLFDPDVLGRLRFIKHAQSLGLSLMEIKEFLAVYDQGNLPCDHIREKLEDKLLEIEQQIQQLQILKQELGGLLSGWQAAPTASAETICPIIQRS is encoded by the coding sequence ATGCTCACGCGCGAAAAAACAATGCGAATTGGTGAAGTTGCCAGAGTCAGTGGCCTGCCAATTAAGACGATTCGCTACTACAACGAGTTGGGCTTGCTGAAAATCTCTGGCAGAACCGAAGGCGGCTATCGGCTCTTTGACCCAGACGTGTTGGGTCGGCTTCGCTTCATCAAACACGCCCAGAGCCTTGGGCTGAGCCTGATGGAAATCAAGGAATTCCTGGCGGTCTATGACCAGGGAAACTTACCTTGTGACCATATTCGCGAAAAGCTGGAAGATAAGTTACTTGAAATCGAGCAGCAGATTCAACAGCTTCAAATTCTCAAGCAAGAACTGGGCGGGCTGCTGTCTGGCTGGCAGGCAGCGCCAACTGCTTCGGCGGAAACCATTTGTCCAATTATTCAGCGGAGTTAA
- a CDS encoding transposase produces MFQSLPDAAFFDALPGAGPHLAPRLLIAFGDDRSRFGSAQAFMSYIGIAPVKEESGKKRWTHWRWSCPKFLRQSFVEWADQSRRHSSWANAFYQQQRRSGKSHPKAIRALAYKWGRILWRCWQDRVPYDEDRYLAALQRKRSPLAVMLVQSAAEVTTSAGGECSNSRVQVTLKDT; encoded by the coding sequence TTGTTTCAGTCTTTGCCAGATGCGGCGTTTTTCGATGCTTTACCCGGAGCAGGACCCCATCTTGCGCCCCGGCTACTGATTGCGTTTGGCGATGACCGCAGTCGCTTCGGCAGCGCCCAGGCGTTTATGAGCTATATCGGCATTGCACCCGTCAAAGAGGAGAGTGGCAAGAAACGTTGGACGCATTGGCGCTGGAGTTGTCCAAAGTTCTTGCGGCAGTCCTTTGTAGAGTGGGCTGACCAGTCGCGGCGGCACTCATCGTGGGCCAATGCGTTCTATCAGCAGCAGCGGCGATCGGGCAAAAGTCATCCCAAAGCGATTCGCGCTCTGGCGTATAAGTGGGGACGGATTCTCTGGCGCTGCTGGCAAGACCGAGTGCCCTATGACGAAGACCGCTATCTGGCGGCGCTCCAGCGGAAGAGGTCACCACTGGCGGTAATGCTAGTTCAAAGCGCTGCTGAAGTGACGACGAGTGCAGGAGGTGAGTGCAGTAATTCTAGGGTTCAAGTTACGCTAAAAGACACATGA
- a CDS encoding intradiol ring-cleavage dioxygenase: MNPLRSPAISRSPVRRLARSRREVLGFLGSVAGTALFGCSRQPEGLPPIASSGSAQAEALLDCIVRPQQTAGPFFVDTQLNRVDLRTDPATGQISAGVPLGLLFQVFQVESFQPEGPRRCVPLPNAVVDVWQCDAAGVYSGVRDRRSDTTGQAFLRGYQRTDQNGVAEFLTIYPGWYPGRAVHIHFKIRTGSPSGAIAPSSYEFTSQLYFDDALTDRIHRQTPYTARGQRAQRNHQDAIFQFGGAQLLLPVAQTDWGYFGRFGIGLEMG; this comes from the coding sequence ATGAATCCACTGCGATCGCCAGCAATTTCACGCTCCCCAGTCCGCAGGCTTGCGCGATCTCGGCGAGAAGTCCTTGGCTTTTTGGGCAGCGTTGCGGGTACGGCGCTGTTTGGGTGTTCCCGTCAGCCGGAGGGGTTGCCGCCCATTGCGTCTTCTGGCTCGGCGCAGGCGGAAGCCCTGCTCGATTGCATTGTGCGGCCTCAGCAAACGGCAGGGCCTTTCTTTGTCGATACGCAGCTCAATCGGGTTGATCTTCGCACTGACCCTGCCACAGGGCAGATCAGTGCGGGAGTGCCGTTGGGGTTGCTTTTTCAGGTCTTTCAGGTGGAAAGCTTTCAGCCGGAAGGCCCCCGCAGGTGTGTGCCGCTGCCCAATGCTGTGGTGGATGTTTGGCAGTGTGATGCAGCGGGCGTATATTCTGGCGTGCGCGATCGCCGGTCAGACACCACAGGTCAGGCCTTTCTACGGGGCTACCAGCGGACTGATCAAAACGGTGTGGCTGAGTTCCTGACTATCTATCCGGGTTGGTATCCTGGCAGAGCCGTTCATATTCACTTCAAGATTCGCACCGGGTCTCCCTCAGGGGCGATCGCCCCAAGCAGCTATGAGTTTACCTCCCAGCTTTACTTTGACGATGCCTTGACCGATCGAATTCATCGCCAAACGCCTTACACAGCTAGGGGGCAGCGGGCCCAGCGGAATCATCAAGATGCGATCTTCCAGTTTGGCGGAGCGCAACTTCTGCTGCCTGTAGCGCAGACCGATTGGGGGTATTTCGGCAGATTTGGGATTGGATTAGAGATGGGCTAA
- a CDS encoding IS110 family transposase, with translation MERTFVAYIGIDWSDRKHDICLYDPESAQREYSVIGAQPQEIANWVATLQQRYGNSPIAICLEQKRGPLIYALCQYDNLVLFPINPRTVSNYRRAFQPSRAKSDPVDAQILIELLLKHPDKIPPWQAASCELRALRQWSESRRMLVGEKVRLTNRITAALKNFYPQVLEWFEDKDTQVFCDFITQYPSRRCCIDSMS, from the coding sequence ATGGAAAGAACCTTTGTCGCCTACATCGGCATTGACTGGTCAGATCGCAAACACGACATCTGTCTGTACGACCCCGAGAGCGCACAGCGAGAATACAGCGTGATTGGCGCTCAACCGCAAGAGATTGCCAACTGGGTTGCGACCTTGCAACAGCGATACGGCAACAGCCCAATTGCCATCTGCCTGGAGCAAAAGCGAGGACCCCTGATTTACGCGCTGTGCCAGTACGACAACCTAGTGCTGTTTCCCATCAATCCGCGCACGGTTTCTAACTATCGACGAGCCTTTCAGCCCTCACGAGCAAAATCAGACCCCGTAGATGCCCAGATTTTGATTGAGCTGCTGCTCAAGCACCCAGACAAGATCCCCCCGTGGCAAGCCGCATCTTGTGAACTGCGAGCGTTGCGGCAGTGGAGTGAATCCCGCCGCATGCTGGTGGGAGAGAAGGTACGACTGACCAATCGCATCACCGCTGCTTTGAAAAACTTTTATCCTCAAGTGCTGGAGTGGTTTGAGGATAAAGACACCCAAGTGTTTTGTGACTTTATCACTCAATACCCTTCAAGGCGCTGTTGCATCGACTCGATGAGTTAA
- a CDS encoding glutathione binding-like protein, translated as MIDLYYWPTPNGHKITIFLEEAALDYRIVPVNIGAGDQFKPDFLKIAPNNRMPAIIDPTPSDGGEPISVFESGAILLYLAEKTGLFLPNTLRGRKTVTEWLFWQMGGLGPMAGQNHHFSQYAPEKIPYAIARYVNETNRLYGVLDRQLRGREYIAGDYSIADMACYPWIVPYERQQQNLEDFPHLKRWFETMRDRPAVIRAYERGQPFSNTPTINDESRKILFGQTAASISQPGE; from the coding sequence ATGATTGACCTCTACTATTGGCCAACCCCCAACGGACACAAAATCACCATCTTTTTGGAAGAAGCGGCGCTGGACTATCGCATTGTGCCCGTCAATATCGGCGCAGGGGATCAGTTCAAGCCTGATTTTTTGAAAATTGCGCCCAATAATCGGATGCCTGCCATTATCGACCCAACTCCGTCCGATGGCGGCGAGCCGATTTCGGTGTTTGAATCGGGGGCGATTTTGCTGTACCTGGCGGAAAAGACGGGGTTATTTCTGCCGAACACCCTGCGAGGGCGCAAGACCGTCACCGAATGGCTGTTTTGGCAGATGGGCGGGCTGGGGCCGATGGCGGGGCAAAACCATCACTTTTCGCAGTATGCGCCAGAAAAAATTCCCTATGCGATCGCCCGCTACGTCAACGAAACCAATCGGCTCTACGGCGTACTCGATCGACAACTCCGGGGGCGTGAATATATTGCTGGGGACTATTCCATCGCCGATATGGCGTGCTATCCCTGGATCGTGCCCTACGAGCGGCAGCAGCAAAACCTGGAGGACTTTCCCCACCTGAAGCGCTGGTTTGAAACCATGCGCGATCGCCCTGCCGTCATCCGCGCCTACGAACGGGGGCAGCCCTTCAGCAACACGCCCACCATCAACGACGAAAGCCGCAAAATCCTCTTTGGGCAAACCGCCGCCTCGATCTCGCAACCTGGAGAGTAG
- a CDS encoding IS110 family transposase, with product MERTFVAYIGIDWSDRKHDICLYDPESAQREYSVIGAQPQEIANWVATLQQRYGNSPIAICLEQKRGPLIYALCQYDNLVLFPINPRTVSNYRRAFQPSRAKSDPVDAQILIELLLKHPDKIPPWQAASCELRALRQWSESRRMLVGAA from the coding sequence ATGGAAAGAACCTTTGTCGCCTACATCGGCATTGACTGGTCAGATCGCAAACACGACATCTGTCTGTACGACCCCGAGAGCGCACAGCGAGAATACAGCGTGATTGGCGCTCAACCGCAAGAGATTGCCAACTGGGTTGCGACCTTGCAACAGCGATACGGCAACAGCCCAATTGCCATCTGCCTGGAGCAAAAGCGAGGACCCCTGATTTACGCGCTGTGCCAGTACGACAACCTAGTGCTGTTTCCCATCAATCCGCGCACGGTTTCTAACTATCGACGAGCCTTTCAGCCCTCACGAGCAAAATCAGACCCCGTAGATGCCCAGATTTTGATTGAGCTGCTGCTCAAGCACCCAGACAAGATCCCCCCGTGGCAAGCCGCATCTTGTGAACTGCGAGCGTTGCGGCAGTGGAGTGAATCCCGCCGCATGCTGGTGGGAGCTGCTTGA
- a CDS encoding DNA adenine methylase, which produces MANLPHFIQYQGSKRNLAKHILQFFPKNLNRLVEPFAGTAAISVATSASQITHSFWLNDLNKPLIELLELSIERPDEIANFYLELWNEQHTNSVAHYFEVRSKFNETNDPKLFLYLLARCVKGSVRYNSEGLFNQSPDKRRKGTRPETMRKNIAGVSSLLKGRCKFTSLDYREVLEQVQEDDFIYMDPPYQGVCGNRDSRYLSGINFDDFVLALEQLNRKGATFAISYDGKLGDKAFGKILPKSLNLERIEIEVGRSSQSTLLGKEETTIESLYLSPSLSKSLMNTKIIDFSYVGKKPKQLTLLEKHGEFAAATR; this is translated from the coding sequence ATGGCGAATCTACCCCACTTCATTCAATATCAAGGCAGCAAGAGGAATCTGGCAAAGCACATCCTCCAGTTTTTTCCAAAAAATCTCAATAGGCTGGTAGAGCCTTTTGCTGGAACTGCTGCGATTAGTGTTGCTACGTCTGCAAGTCAGATTACCCACAGTTTTTGGTTGAATGATCTGAACAAGCCGCTAATCGAGCTACTAGAACTGTCTATAGAAAGACCAGACGAAATAGCAAATTTTTACTTGGAGCTATGGAATGAGCAACATACTAATTCTGTAGCCCATTATTTTGAAGTTAGGTCAAAATTTAATGAGACTAATGATCCAAAATTGTTCCTTTATCTACTAGCGAGATGCGTTAAAGGTTCGGTTCGCTACAATTCTGAAGGATTGTTCAACCAAAGTCCGGACAAAAGACGCAAAGGAACACGACCTGAAACAATGAGAAAAAATATAGCAGGTGTATCTAGTTTGCTCAAAGGCAGATGCAAGTTTACGAGTTTGGATTATCGAGAAGTATTAGAGCAAGTCCAAGAAGATGATTTTATTTATATGGATCCTCCGTATCAAGGTGTATGCGGAAATAGAGATTCAAGATATCTGTCTGGGATAAATTTCGATGATTTTGTGTTAGCTCTTGAACAATTAAATCGAAAAGGAGCTACATTTGCTATCAGTTACGACGGTAAATTGGGTGATAAGGCTTTTGGCAAGATTCTTCCTAAAAGCTTAAATCTTGAAAGAATCGAAATCGAAGTTGGCAGATCTTCACAGTCTACATTATTGGGCAAGGAAGAAACTACAATTGAGTCGTTGTACTTATCGCCAAGTTTATCCAAAAGCTTAATGAATACTAAGATCATAGATTTTAGCTATGTTGGAAAGAAACCAAAGCAGCTAACCCTCTTGGAAAAGCATGGAGAATTCGCAGCAGCTACCCGATGA
- a CDS encoding mechanosensitive ion channel gives MVFDSAFLTNISTQLGSFLPSLLGAVFILIAGWVLAAIAASITKRILLRTNLDNRLVSTFLPAGSTARPHVEQWGAALVFWIIMIFAIVAFLNALRLDVVSQPLNNFLQQIFSYLPRLGGAAILVALAWVLASLVKALVTRGLARFGLDEKLNVAPKEAETGMADPNVAARSAEAGVVDPSRQPVAESPFLLSETLGNVLYWFVFLFFLPLILDVLQLQGPLQPVQTLLNDFLVILPRILSAIAIGAAGWFIAQVVRNIVTNLLRAARVDRLGTQFGLSRTQGALSLSSLIGTLVYVLILIPTAIAALQALGIRAISDPAVAMLNDILTALPRIFTAAVLLIVFYVIGRFIADLVTNLLTSFGFNNVFEWMGLPRQTVATVSPSPSSSPYDATPGGEPTVVQPAATLPRRTPSEIVGILALVGIMLFAAVAAAEVLQFQQLTAIVNGILAVSARVLVGVIVFGVGLYLANLAFNLIAGSGGRQARILAQAARIAIIALVSAMALQQMGIATNIVALAFGLLLGAIAVALAIAFGLGGREVAAEQLREWLASFKQQS, from the coding sequence ATGGTGTTTGATTCTGCTTTTCTGACAAACATTAGTACTCAGTTGGGAAGTTTTTTGCCCAGTCTGCTGGGTGCAGTCTTCATTCTTATTGCCGGTTGGGTTCTGGCGGCGATCGCAGCTTCGATTACCAAGCGAATTCTGCTGCGAACGAACCTAGACAACCGACTGGTCTCTACCTTTTTACCCGCCGGATCAACGGCTCGTCCCCATGTAGAGCAGTGGGGCGCGGCGCTGGTGTTTTGGATCATTATGATCTTTGCTATCGTGGCGTTTCTAAATGCGCTGCGGCTGGATGTGGTTTCGCAACCTTTGAATAATTTCCTCCAGCAGATTTTCAGCTATCTGCCTCGGCTGGGCGGTGCTGCAATTTTGGTGGCGTTAGCCTGGGTTTTGGCAAGTCTGGTTAAAGCCTTGGTAACTCGCGGATTGGCTCGATTTGGATTAGACGAAAAGCTAAATGTTGCCCCAAAAGAGGCAGAAACGGGGATGGCTGATCCCAATGTGGCTGCAAGAAGCGCAGAGGCAGGCGTGGTCGATCCATCCCGACAGCCCGTAGCCGAAAGCCCGTTTCTCTTGAGTGAAACGCTGGGCAATGTGCTGTATTGGTTTGTCTTTCTGTTTTTCTTGCCGCTGATTTTAGATGTGCTGCAATTGCAGGGGCCGTTGCAGCCTGTGCAGACTTTGCTCAACGACTTTTTGGTGATTTTGCCACGAATTTTGAGCGCGATCGCCATTGGTGCGGCAGGCTGGTTCATTGCCCAGGTCGTGCGGAATATCGTTACGAATCTGCTGCGGGCAGCGCGGGTCGATCGGCTGGGCACTCAGTTCGGCCTTTCCCGCACTCAGGGGGCGCTGTCGCTTTCTAGCTTGATTGGCACGCTGGTTTATGTGCTGATTTTGATTCCGACGGCGATCGCCGCGTTGCAAGCACTGGGAATTCGGGCGATTTCCGATCCGGCAGTCGCCATGCTGAACGACATTCTGACCGCGTTGCCTCGCATCTTCACGGCGGCAGTGCTGCTGATCGTGTTTTATGTCATTGGGCGATTTATTGCAGACTTGGTGACGAACCTGCTGACCAGCTTCGGCTTCAACAATGTGTTTGAGTGGATGGGGCTGCCTAGACAAACGGTGGCCACGGTTTCGCCCTCGCCGTCCAGCTCGCCCTACGATGCAACGCCGGGAGGAGAACCCACGGTCGTCCAGCCTGCTGCGACGCTGCCTCGGCGCACCCCTTCGGAAATTGTCGGCATTTTGGCGCTGGTGGGGATTATGCTGTTTGCCGCCGTGGCAGCGGCTGAGGTCTTGCAATTCCAGCAGCTAACGGCCATTGTGAATGGTATTTTGGCAGTGTCGGCGCGGGTGCTGGTGGGGGTTATTGTCTTTGGCGTGGGGTTGTACCTGGCGAATTTGGCCTTCAATCTCATTGCGGGATCGGGCGGTCGGCAGGCGCGAATTTTGGCGCAGGCGGCTCGGATTGCGATTATTGCGCTGGTTTCTGCGATGGCGCTCCAGCAGATGGGCATTGCGACCAATATTGTGGCGCTGGCGTTTGGGCTGCTGCTGGGGGCGATCGCCGTGGCGCTGGCGATCGCCTTTGGGCTGGGCGGGCGTGAGGTTGCCGCGGAGCAGCTTCGCGAATGGCTGGCTTCCTTTAAGCAGCAGTCCTAG
- a CDS encoding IS630 family transposase (programmed frameshift) yields the protein MRPYSLDLRQKIIDVYIEGNTSQRQIAQQFRVAYSFVRKLIKQYRETGEIAPKRRTEQTPTKLSNEQLEILKTIAESNHDVTLAELCDLLEQRVGVRIGVSTMFRMLEKLNLTLKKKTLYPDKKETERVQIERVKFWQLVRGFLAQDLIFIDESGVNLALTRLRARAPKGKRAHGKRPSKRGKRVSILGAISLKKVITYSNLIGSVDGLTFEAFISQRLVPKLWKGACVIMDNCSIHLGEEVRRLIEDAGAKLMFLPPYSPDFSPIENCFSKIKSILRSLGARSYLDLDKAIEESFSQVSLNDLQNWFSHCCYYASPE from the exons ATGCGACCCTACTCACTAGATCTTAGACAAAAAATTATTGATGTCTACATTGAAGGGAATACGTCGCAACGTCAAATCGCTCAACAATTTCGAGTTGCTTACAGTTTCGTGCGAAAGCTGATCAAACAATATCGGGAAACAGGTGAGATTGCCCCCAAACGCCGCACTGAGCAAACGCCAACCAAATTAAGTAATGAGCAACTAGAGATCCTAAAAACGATTGCTGAATCAAATCATGACGTGACATTGGCAGAGTTGTGTGACTTGCTGGAACAAAGGGTCGGTGTTCGGATTGGCGTTTCGACGATGTTTCGTATGTTAGAGAAACTGAACTTAACCCTTAA AAAAAAAACGCTGTATCCCGACAAAAAGGAAACTGAACGGGTGCAAATCGAACGAGTCAAATTTTGGCAACTGGTTCGAGGATTCCTGGCTCAAGACTTAATCTTTATTGACGAATCAGGAGTGAACCTGGCTTTGACTCGACTCCGGGCACGTGCCCCGAAAGGAAAACGAGCCCATGGTAAGCGTCCCAGCAAACGAGGGAAACGGGTCTCGATTCTTGGTGCAATTAGCCTTAAAAAGGTAATTACCTATTCCAATCTCATCGGTTCAGTCGATGGACTTACCTTTGAAGCCTTCATTTCCCAGAGACTCGTTCCTAAGTTGTGGAAAGGGGCATGTGTCATCATGGATAACTGCTCGATTCATCTTGGTGAAGAAGTTAGGAGGTTGATTGAGGATGCAGGTGCTAAACTGATGTTTCTACCGCCGTACTCGCCGGACTTTTCACCCATCGAGAATTGCTTTTCAAAGATTAAGAGTATTCTGCGCTCCCTTGGGGCACGGAGCTATCTTGATCTAGACAAAGCCATTGAGGAGTCCTTCTCCCAAGTGTCATTGAATGACCTACAGAATTGGTTCTCCCATTGCTGTTACTATGCCTCGCCAGAATGA